A stretch of Macadamia integrifolia cultivar HAES 741 chromosome 7, SCU_Mint_v3, whole genome shotgun sequence DNA encodes these proteins:
- the LOC122084842 gene encoding protein DETOXIFICATION 33-like, with the protein MVIAGLAFGIMLGMGSALETLCGQAYGAKQVHMLGIYMQHSWVILTLMAFILLPIYIFATPILRFFDQDEEIARVARRFTLYMIPQLFAYAINFPMQRFLQAQNKVMAMAWVSGLALLFHIFLCWLLIVQFQLGLVGAAIALNLSWWIVDLGQFFYIVMGYCPGAWTGFNWGAFRDLATFARLSIASAIMLCLEFWYYMLLVVLAGNLKDAQIAVASISICTNLNGWVLMIFLGFNAAISVRISNELGARRPRAAKFSIIVVVLTSALIGVMFLASILYLRNVYALPFTNSPDVAKAVSHLAVIFAFTLLLNSVQPVLTGVAVGAGWQWLIAYVNIGCYYAVGLPLGFLLGAQLDLGVEGIWAGMITGVGLQTVILTGITFGTNWSKEAEAAGSRIKEWGGSVENPIESIKDPRKKSQQLSSFSGGQFPPFLELSNCRRLNLTLIKDYLALYRSDYRKFVSDIWFIEIKKFKCNELCRYYHTNVVRSWPNEYDFNLVGILSSNMLLCKVTENSPSCPREDSAQFLPVKEDPKMETVNRSNLFVYCLENEQLMHVGVSRAIPTWFNATSFVPSLVSPVVIHFGKSRKDTSYRVISFNCRPRCSPPSD; encoded by the exons TTGGGAATGGGAAGTGCACTTGAAACACTATGCGGGCAAGCATACGGAGCAAAACAGGTACACATGTTGGGTATATACATGCAACATTCATGGGTCATCCTCACCTTGATGGCTTTCATCCTGTTGCCCATCTACATCTTTGCCACTCCAATCTTGAGATTCTTCGATCAGGATGAAGAGATTGCACGTGTCGCCAGAAGATTCACGCTCTACATGATCCCTCAATTGTTCGCGTACGCAATCAACTTCCCAATGCAGAGGTTCTTGCAGGCACAAAACAAGGTCATGGCCATGGCATGGGTATCTGGCCTTGCACTGCTCTTCCATATCTTCCTCTGTTGGCTCTTAATTGTGCAATTCCAGCTTGGGTTGGTTGGTGCAGCAATTGCACTCAATTTGTCTTGGTGGATAGTAGACCTGGGCCAATTTTTTTACATTGTCATGGGCTATTGCCCCGGAGCTTGGACCGGGTTCAATTGGGGAGCCTTCCGTGACTTGGCCACCTTCGCTCGTCTTTCAATTGCTTCTGCCATTATGTTGTG CCTTGAATTCTGGTATTACATGCTGCTTGTGGTGTTAGCGGGCAACTTGAAGGATGCTCAGATTGCAGTGGCTTCCATTTCCATCTG TACCAATCTCAATGGATGGGTGCTCATGATCTTCCTAGGTTTCAATGCAGCAATCAG TGTGAGGATCTCAAATGAACTTGGAGCAAGAAGGCCAAGGGCAGCGAAATTCTCAATAATTGTGGTGGTTCTGACTTCAGCATTGATAGGTGTAATGTTCCTCGCTAGCATCTTGTATCTGAGGAATGTCTATGCTCTTCCCTTCACAAATAGTCCTGATGTTGCCAAAGCTGTGTCTCACCTTGCCGTCATCTTCGCCTTCACATTGTTGCTTAACAGTGTTCAACCTGTTCTAACAG GTGTGGCTGTAGGAGCAGGATGGCAGTGGTTGATAGCTTATGTGAACATTGGATGTTACTATGCTGTGGGTCTTCCTCTTGGGTTCTTGCTCGGTGCTCAATTGGACTTGGGAGTTGAG GGAATATGGGCTGGAATGATCACTGGTGTTGGCTTGCAAACTGTGATCCTAACAGGCATAACTTTTGGAACAAACTGGAGtaaag AGGCTGAGGCCGCAGGATCTAGGATAAAGGAATGGGGTGGATCAGTAGAAAACCCAATTGAAAGTATTAAG GACCCGCGGAAGAAATCACAGCAACTTTCAAGTTTCAGCGGCGGACAG TTCCCTCCGTTTTTAGAGTTGTCTAATTGTCGTCGATTGAACCTCACTTTAATCAAAGATTACCTGGCCTTGTATCGTTCTGATTATAGAAAATTTGTCTCTGATATATGGTTCATAGAGATTAAAAAGTTCAAGTGCAATGAGCTGTGCCGATATTATCATACAAATGTGGTTAGGTCATGGCCTAATGAATATGATTTCAATCTTGTGGGTATATTGAGCAGTAACATGCTCTTGTGCAAGGTAACTGAAAATAGTCCTAGTTGCCCCCGAGAAGACAGCGCACAGTTCTTACCAGTGAAAGAGGACCCAAAGATGGAAACAGTGAACCGTAGCAatctttttgtttattgtttagAGAATGAGCAATTGATGCATGTTGGGGTGTCTAGAGCAATTCCAACTTGGTTCAATGCAACAAGTTTTGTTCCAAGCCTTGTATCTCCTGTTGTTATTCATTTTGGCAAGTCAAGAAAAGATACTAGTTAcagggtcatatctttcaattGCCGTCCTCGCTGCTCTCCACCTTCAGATTAG